In Candidatus Zixiibacteriota bacterium, the following proteins share a genomic window:
- a CDS encoding methylmalonyl-CoA mutase family protein, producing MPEKKETSSGIEIPIIAEPYQVDLKKLGEPGEYPYTRGIYRDMYRGRLWTMRQYAGFGTAEETNQRFRYLLSQGQTGLSVAFDLPTQIGYDSDHPMAKGEVGRTGVAISSLEDMERLFDKIPLGEVSTSMTINATAVILLAMYITVAKKQGVSSDKISGTVQN from the coding sequence GTGCCGGAAAAGAAAGAGACAAGCTCCGGTATCGAGATTCCGATAATTGCCGAGCCGTACCAGGTTGACCTTAAAAAACTGGGAGAACCGGGAGAGTATCCGTACACGCGGGGCATATATCGAGATATGTATCGGGGGCGGCTCTGGACGATGCGGCAGTATGCCGGATTCGGGACCGCCGAGGAAACCAATCAGAGATTCAGATATCTGTTATCGCAGGGGCAAACGGGATTATCGGTAGCGTTCGACTTGCCGACACAAATCGGTTACGACAGCGACCATCCGATGGCAAAAGGGGAGGTGGGACGAACGGGAGTGGCGATATCATCGCTGGAGGATATGGAGCGTCTGTTCGACAAGATTCCGCTGGGGGAGGTCTCGACCTCGATGACGATAAACGCCACGGCGGTGATTTTGCTGGCGATGTATATTACGGTGGCAAAGAAGCAGGGGGTCTCCTCAGATAAGATTTCCGGCACGGTGCAGAAT
- a CDS encoding biotin/lipoyl-containing protein, whose protein sequence is MAHSENRYLVTVDDVEFDLAIMSKGGSFEIEYNGALYKVEAHRLSDRKYLFKIDESSSEVDISRNGGGYNIYLEGKDMIARVEPYHLAELRKKAGKALAGAAEKMVRAPMPGLVLSMAVKPGDKVKKGMTLAVIEAMKMENLIRAAADGTVKEIFAAPGKAVEKNENLLEIE, encoded by the coding sequence ATGGCGCATTCGGAGAATAGATATCTGGTCACGGTTGATGACGTGGAGTTTGACCTGGCTATTATGTCGAAAGGGGGCAGTTTCGAGATTGAATACAACGGCGCCCTTTATAAAGTGGAGGCGCATCGGTTAAGCGACCGCAAATATCTTTTCAAGATTGATGAGAGTTCCTCGGAGGTAGATATTTCGCGCAATGGCGGAGGGTACAATATCTATCTGGAAGGAAAAGATATGATAGCCCGGGTGGAGCCGTATCATCTGGCAGAACTCAGGAAGAAAGCCGGCAAGGCGCTTGCCGGAGCGGCCGAGAAGATGGTCCGGGCGCCGATGCCGGGCCTGGTCCTGTCGATGGCGGTCAAGCCGGGGGATAAAGTCAAGAAGGGGATGACGCTGGCCGTGATTGAAGCGATGAAAATGGAGAATCTGATTCGCGCCGCCGCCGACGGAACGGTCAAAGAGATATTTGCCGCGCCGGGGAAAGCGGTTGAGAAAAATGAGAATCTCCTGGAGATAGAGTAA
- the accC gene encoding acetyl-CoA carboxylase biotin carboxylase subunit: protein MPKKIKKILIANRGEIAIRVIRACRDAGIVSVAVYSEIDKTAYHVRLADEAYFIGAAPARESYLNQQRIIDVALEAGADAIHPGYGFLAENDQFAALCEKNRIIFIGPKSETIALLGDKLEARKVAVKAGLPVIPGTDFDNKDLSQVEKTAERIGYPVLVKAAAGGGGKGMRIVREPERLRESVESAIREAGSAFGDGRVYFEKYLENPRHVEIQIFADSHGHAVYLGERECSIQRRHQKVIEESPSPILTPELREKMGTAAVNLAKESGYLGAGTVEFLVDKNRNFYFLEVNTRLQVEHPVTEMVTGLDLVREQINVAEGYSLSFLQGEIAPRGHAIECRIYAENPHQDFLPSTGALTEYREPSGPGVRVDSGVVQGSEISIYYDPIIAKLVVWGKDREEAIARAQRALTEYRISGVHTTIGFACSILRSGGFRAGEYSTGYVEEEFPDRNFECPLSDQAQKAAFAAAIYDFLEKEKISLTMKRHGEKAGGWVQYYRNQNLSRLSKMR from the coding sequence ATGCCCAAGAAGATTAAGAAAATATTGATCGCCAATCGGGGGGAGATTGCGATACGGGTGATACGGGCGTGCCGTGATGCTGGTATTGTCTCGGTAGCGGTCTATTCGGAAATAGATAAGACGGCGTACCATGTGCGGCTTGCCGATGAAGCGTACTTCATCGGGGCGGCGCCGGCGCGGGAGAGTTATCTCAATCAGCAGAGGATAATCGATGTTGCCCTGGAAGCGGGAGCGGATGCGATTCATCCCGGGTATGGCTTTCTTGCCGAGAATGACCAGTTCGCCGCTCTCTGTGAAAAGAATAGAATTATTTTTATCGGGCCGAAGTCGGAGACGATAGCGCTTTTAGGGGACAAACTGGAAGCGCGGAAAGTGGCGGTCAAAGCGGGGCTTCCGGTAATACCGGGGACCGACTTCGATAATAAAGATTTATCACAGGTCGAGAAGACAGCGGAGCGGATTGGATATCCGGTGCTGGTAAAGGCGGCGGCCGGCGGCGGCGGAAAAGGGATGCGAATAGTCCGCGAGCCGGAGCGTCTTAGAGAATCGGTCGAATCGGCCATTCGTGAAGCCGGGTCGGCGTTCGGGGATGGGCGGGTCTATTTTGAAAAGTATCTGGAGAATCCGCGTCATGTGGAAATCCAGATTTTTGCCGACTCGCACGGGCATGCGGTCTACCTGGGGGAGCGGGAGTGCTCGATTCAGAGACGTCATCAAAAAGTAATCGAGGAATCTCCCTCCCCGATACTGACGCCGGAACTTCGAGAGAAGATGGGAACGGCGGCGGTGAATTTGGCGAAAGAATCAGGGTACCTGGGAGCCGGGACGGTGGAGTTTCTGGTTGATAAGAATCGGAACTTTTATTTTCTGGAAGTGAACACCCGTTTGCAGGTAGAGCATCCGGTGACGGAGATGGTAACCGGTCTTGATTTAGTGCGGGAGCAGATAAATGTTGCCGAGGGGTATTCGCTCTCATTTCTGCAGGGAGAAATAGCGCCCCGGGGACATGCTATTGAGTGCCGGATTTATGCCGAGAATCCGCACCAGGATTTTCTCCCATCCACAGGAGCATTGACCGAATATCGGGAGCCATCCGGTCCCGGGGTGCGGGTTGATTCGGGGGTCGTTCAGGGGTCGGAGATTTCGATATATTATGACCCGATTATCGCCAAGTTGGTAGTCTGGGGCAAAGACAGAGAGGAAGCGATAGCGCGGGCGCAGCGGGCATTGACGGAATATCGAATTTCGGGAGTGCATACCACGATTGGTTTTGCCTGCTCGATACTTCGTTCGGGGGGATTCCGCGCCGGCGAATATTCAACCGGATATGTGGAAGAGGAATTTCCCGACCGGAATTTTGAATGCCCCTTAAGCGACCAGGCGCAGAAGGCGGCCTTTGCGGCGGCAATATATGACTTTCTGGAGAAAGAAAAAATATCGCTGACGATGAAACGTCACGGCGAAAAGGCCGGCGGCTGGGTGCAGTATTACCGCAATCAAAATCTGAGCCGTCTGAGCAAGATGAGATAA